Proteins from one Mercurialis annua linkage group LG7, ddMerAnnu1.2, whole genome shotgun sequence genomic window:
- the LOC126656531 gene encoding RING-H2 finger protein ATL78-like yields the protein MSDSTTTTAQLFQELGDFYSRRLLLNTPVYASATAAAAAAPGHSQTVASETYTVKNSFDANVVMVLSVLLCALICSLGINSIIRCALRCSNLVASQTSDTASIARLANKGVKRKALRTFPTVNYSRDLNLPGLDTECVICLAEFTVGERVRLLPKCNHGFHVKCIDKWLGSHSSCPTCRHSLIETCQKIVGCSPAEPVVQEIRVNIAALEPEGLVRNYRS from the coding sequence ATGTCAGATTCTACAACTACAACAGCCCAACTATTTCAAGAACTAGGTGACTTCTATTCTAGAAGATTGCTACTAAATACTCCAGTTTACGCCTCAGCGActgcagcagcagccgcagctCCTGGACATAGCCAGACCGTCGCATCAGAAACTTACACCGTAAAAAACAGTTTCGACGCAAATGTCGTGATGGTCCTGTCAGTGCTTCTATGTGCACTAATATGCTCACTGGGGATTAATTCCATCATTAGGTGTGCATTAAGATGCTCGAATTTAGTAGCTTCACAGACTTCTGATACAGCTTCCATAGCTCGATTAGCCAATAAAGGCGTCAAACGAAAGGCGTTAAGGACTTTCCCGACCGTAAACTACTCACGGGACTTGAACCTGCCTGGATTAGACACAGAGTGTGTGATTTGTCTCGCGGAGTTTACAGTTGGTGAGCGCGTTCGGCTACTTCCTAAGTGCAACCATGGATTTCATGTGAAATGCATTGATAAATGGCTCGGCTCACACTCGTCTTGCCCGACTTGTAGGCACAGCCTAATTGAAACTTGTCAAAAGATTGTTGGTTGCAGTCCAGCAGAACCTGTAGTACAAGAAATTAGAGTAAATATTGCAGCATTAGAACCTGAAGGATTGGTGCGCAATTATAGGAGCTAA
- the LOC126656530 gene encoding RING-H2 finger protein ATL78-like: MSTSTPTTAQLFQELGDFYTRRLLLNTPLYTSPDAAAPANSHAVASETYNGSNTFDANVVMVLSVLLCALICSLGINSIIRCAFRCSNLVASQTSDTASIARLANTGIKRKALRTFPTINYSPDLNLPGLDTECVICLAEFAVGERVRLLPKCNHGFHVKCIDKWLGSHSSCPTCRHSLIETCQKIVGCSQAIACPAERPVQEIRVNIAALEPEGLVRNYRNLV, translated from the coding sequence ATGTCAACTTCTACACCAACAACAGCTCAACTATTTCAAGAACTGGGTGACTTCTATACCAGAAGATTGCTACTAAATACTCCACTTTACACCTCACCTGATGCAGCTGCTCCTGCGAATAGCCACGCCGTCGCATCAGAAACTTACAACGGATCTAATACTTTCGACGCAAATGTCGTGATGGTCCTGTCAGTGCTACTATGTGCACTAATATGCTCACTGGGGATTAATTCAATCATTAGATGTGCATTTAGATGCTCAAATTTAGTAGCTTCACAGACTTCTGATACAGCTTCCATAGCTCGATTAGCCAATACAGGCATCAAACGAAAGGCGTTAAGGACTTTCCCGACCATAAACTACTCACCGGACTTGAACCTGCCCGGATTAGACACAGAGTGTGTGATCTGTCTCGCGGAGTTTGCAGTTGGTGAGCGCGTTCGGCTACTTCCTAAGTGCAACCATGGATTCCATGTGAAATGCATTGATAAATGGCTCGGTTCACACTCGTCTTGCCCTACTTGTAGGCACAGCCTAATTGAGACTTGTCAAAAGATTGTTGGTTGCAGCCAGGCTATAGCTTGCCCAGCAGAACGTCCAGTACAAGAAATTAGAGTAAATATTGCCGCATTAGAACCTGAAGGATTGGTACGCAATTATAGAAACTTAGTATAA
- the LOC126656529 gene encoding RING-H2 finger protein ATL78-like has translation MSTSTPTTAQLFQELGDFYTRRLLLNTPLYTSPAAASPANSHAVASETYNGSNTFDANVVMVLSVLLCALICSLGINSIIRCAFRCSNLVASQTSDAASIARLANTGVKRKALGTFPTVNYSPDLNLPGLDTECVICLAEFTVGERVRLLPKCNHGFHVKCIDKWLGSHSSCPTCRHSLIETCQKIVGCSQAIACPAEPAVQEIRVNIAALEPEGLVRNYRNLV, from the coding sequence ATGTCAACTTCTACACCAACAACAGCTCAACTATTTCAAGAACTGGGTGACTTCTATACTAGAAGATTGCTACTAAATACTCCACTTTACACCTCACCTGCTGCAGCTTCTCCTGCGAATAGCCACGCCGTCGCATCAGAAACTTACAACGGATCTAATACTTTCGACGCAAATGTCGTGATGGTCCTGTCAGTGCTACTGTGTGCACTAATATGCTCACTGGGGATTAATTCTATCATTAGATGTGCATTTAGATGCTCGAATTTAGTAGCTTCACAGACTTCTGATGCAGCATCCATAGCTCGATTAGCCAATACAGGCGTCAAACGAAAGGCGTTAGGGACTTTCCCGACTGTAAACTACTCACCGGACTTGAACCTGCCCGGATTAGACACAGAGTGTGTGATCTGTCTCGCGGAGTTTACGGTTGGTGAGCGCGTTCGGCTACTTCCTAAGTGCAACCATGGATTTCATGTGAAATGCATTGATAAATGGCTCGGCTCACACTCGTCTTGCCCTACTTGTAGGCACAGCCTAATTGAAACGTGTCAAAAGATTGTTGGTTGCAGCCAGGCTATAGCTTGCCCAGCAGAACCTGCAGTACAAGAAATTAGAGTAAATATTGCAGCATTAGAACCTGAAGGATTGGTACGCAATTATAGAAACTTAGTATAA